The Stigmatopora argus isolate UIUO_Sarg chromosome 16, RoL_Sarg_1.0, whole genome shotgun sequence genome has a window encoding:
- the LOC144090686 gene encoding uncharacterized protein LOC144090686, producing the protein MAPLNAASCRRQSISSVRPTEVNMAEVAPAATTAAKATKKKAAKPAKKRAGPSVSELIVQAVAASNERNGVSLASLKKSLVASGYDVDKNKSRVKTAVVSLVNKGTLVQTKGTGASGSFKMNKKADAKPKAPVKAVKKTPTKAKKPAAKKAAVSKKPKTAAAKKAVAKKSPKKAAKTTTPKKAAAKKPTKSPKKAAASPKKAPPAKKAAKKSPAKRVARPKTVKKAASKKKSTA; encoded by the exons ATGGCGCCTTTAAATGCAGCCTCCTGTCGGAGGCAGAGCATCAGTTCAGTCAGACCTACCGAAGTAAACATGGCAGAAGTTGCTCCAGCAGCGACCACCGCGGCGAAAGCGACCAAGAAGAAGGCAGCGAAACCGGCGAAAAAACGTGCCGGACCTAGCGTCAGCGAGCTAATCGTCCAAGCGGTGGCCGCTTCCAACGAACGCAATGGCGTTTCCCTGGCTTCCCTCAAGAAGTCGCTGGTCGCCTCCGGCTACGACGTGGACAAGAACAAGTCTCGCGTCAAGACGGCCGTCGTCTCCTTGGTCAACAAGGGCACCCTCGTCCAGACCAAAGGCACCGGCGCTTCCGGCTCTTTCAAGATGAACAAGAAAGCCGACGCCAAGCCCAAGGCGCCCGTTAAAGCCGTCAAGAAGACCCCAACGAAAGCCAAGAAGCCTGCAGCCAAGAAGGCGGCAGTGAGCAAAAAGCCTAAAACCGCCGCGGCCAAGAAGGCGGTTGCCAAGAAGAGCCCTAAAAAGGCCGCCAAAACAACAACGCCTAAGAAAGCAGCGGCCAAGAAGCCCACCAAGAGCCCCAAAAAGGCGGCGGCTTCGCCTAAAAAGGCTCCCCCTGCAAAGAAGGCTGCTAAGAAGAGCCCAGCCAAGAGGGTTGCCAGACCCAAAACTGTCAAGAAGGCAGCGTCCAAGAAGAA AAGCACGGCCTGA
- the LOC144090683 gene encoding uncharacterized protein LOC144090683 isoform X1: MFAKRIKAFEEELCGEKEDNERQRHPLGTADVCPEQEPEPLPFKVEMEDEEVSHIKEDELETLRIKQEEEPLYNHVKEEEWPEKETVYPLIKDELPSTVVFSNTADEPWDANGPIPSDSLIAPLSDDDDASHKPWECSQCGKTFVYKWDLKRHMRIHTGEKPFACTVCGKTFAQKGSLNSHARQHTGEKPFVCLVCGKRFSQQSHLKRHTMTHTGEKPFVCSVCGKRFPEMVNLRIHLRRHSGEKPFACSICGQSFTHKRSLSIHRRIHTGEKPFICSICGQRFTLKGSLRIHARIHMVEKPFACSLCAQRFVHKGSLTRHETTHAGDKWFPCLVCGERFNKQVLLRKHTRTHPGKILFACSVCGEKFPCKESLMHHTNTHESENPFDCSICDQRFPDEGSLRKHTRRHRGEKPFPCSTCGQRFTFKGSLKSHLRTHGDEKVFVRC, encoded by the exons ATGTTCGCAAAAAGGATAAAAGCGTTCGAGGAGGAACTTTGTGGGGAAAAGGAAGACAACGAGCGACAACGTCACCCACTGGGCACTGCAG ATGTTTGTCCTGAGCAGGAGCCAGAGCCCCTTCCATTTAAAGTAGAAATGGAGGATGAAGAGGTCTCCCACATTAAAGAAGACGAACTGGAGACCCTCCGTATTAAACAAGAAGAGGAGCCACTGTATAACCACGTTAAAGAGGAAGAATGGCCGGAAAAGGAGACAGTGTACCCCCTTATTAAAGACGAGTTGCCATCGACCGTCGTCTTTTCGAACACCGCAGATGAACCATGGGATGCCAACGGGCCGATCCCTTCGGACAGCCTCATAGCTCCACTATCCGACGATGACGACGCTTCACACAAACCCTGGGAATGCTCTCAATGTGGGAAAACGTTTGTATATAAGTGGGATTTGAAAAGGCACATGAGAATACACACAGGTGAGAAACCTTTTGCCTGTACGGTTTGTGGGAAAACATTCGCTCAAAAAGGATCCTTAAATAGTCACGCCAGACAGCACACTGGAGAGAAGCCTTTTGTTTGTTTAGTATGTGGCAAAAGATTCTCCCAACAAAGTCATTTGAAAAGACACACTATGACACACACCGGCGAGAAACCTTTCGTTTGCTCCGTGTGTGGTAAAAGATTCCCTGAAATGGTAAACCTGAGGATACATTTAAGAAGACATTCTGGTGAGAAACCTTTCgcatgctcaatttgtggccAAAGTTTCACACACAAAAGAAGCTTGAGTATCCACAGGAGGATTCATACGGGCGAGAAACCATttatttgctcaatttgtggtcaaagattcactcTCAAGGGAAGCTTAAGAATCCACGCAAGAATACACATGGTCGAAAAGCCCTTTGCCTGCTCACTTTGTGCTCAAAGATTCGTACATAAGGGTAGCTTAACGAGACACGAGACGACACATGCTGGAGATAAATGGTTTCCATGTTTAGTTTGCGGAGAAAGATTCAACAAACAGGTACTTTTGAGAAAACACACAAGGACCCACCCCGGTAAAATACTTTTtgcctgctcagtttgtggtgaGAAGTTCCCCTGTAAGGAAAGCCTAATGCATCACACAAATACGCACGAGAGTGAAAATCCTTTCGACTGCTCAATTTGTGATCAAAGATTCCCCGATGAAGGAAGTTTGCGAAAGCACACGAGGCGACACCGTGGCGAAAAACCGTTTCCCTGTTCAACTTGTGGTCAAAGGTTCACGTTTAAGGGAAGTTTAAAATCTCACTTGAGGACGCACGGAGATGAGAAAGTGTTTGTGCGCTGCTGA
- the LOC144090689 gene encoding histone H3-like: protein MARTKQTARKSTGGKAPRKQLATKAARKSAPATGGVKKPHRYRPGTVALREIRRYQKSTELLIRKLPFQRLVREIAQDFKTDLRFQSSAVMALQESSEAYLVGLFEDTNLCAIHAKRVTIMPKDIQLARRIRGERA from the coding sequence ATGGCAAGAACAAAGCAAACGGCGCGAAAGTCTACAGGCGGCAAAGCGCCTAGGAAGCAGCTGGCGACCAAGGCCGCCCGCAAGAGTGCTCCGGCTACCGGCGGTGTAAAGAAACCTCACCGTTACAGGCCCGGAACCGTGGCTCTCCGTGAGATTCGCCGTTACCAGAAGTCCACCGAGCTGCTCATCCGCAAGCTCCCGTTCCAGCGTCTGGTCAGGGAGATCGCCCAGGACTTCAAGACCGATTTACGCTTCCAGAGCTCTGCTGTCATGGCCCTGCAAGAATCCAGCGAGGCTTATCTGGTCGGCCTGTTCGAGGACACCAATTTGTGTGCCATCCACGCCAAGAGAGTCACCATCATGCCTAAAGACATCCAATTGGCCCGTCGTATTCGCGGAGAACGAGCATAA
- the LOC144090691 gene encoding histone H2A-like has protein sequence MSGRGKTGGKARAKAKTRSSRAGLQFPVGRVHRLLRKGNYAQRVGAGAPVYLAAVLEYLTAEILELAGNAARDNKKTRIIPRHLQLAVRNDEELNKLLGGVTIAQGGVLPNIQAVLLPKKTEKAAKNK, from the coding sequence ATGAGTGGAAGAGGCAAAACCGGAGGCAAGGCCAGAGCAAAGGCTAAGACTCGTTCATCCCGTGCCGGACTTCAGTTCCCGGTCGGTCGAGTCCACAGATTGCTCCGTAAAGGCAACTACGCCCAGCGTGTTGGTGCCGGCGCCCCCGTCTACTTGGCAGCCGTGCTCGAGTACCTGACCGCTGAGATCCTCGAGTTGGCCGGCAACGCTGCTCGCGACAACAAGAAGACCAGGATCATCCCCCGCCACTTGCAGTTGGCCGTCCGCAACGACGAGGAGCTCAACAAACTCCTGGGCGGAGTGACAATCGCTCAGGGTGGTGTTTTGCCCAACATTCAGGCCGTGCTTCTGCCCAAGAAAACCGAGAAGGCAGCCAAGAATAAGTAA
- the LOC144090688 gene encoding histone H3: MARTKQTARKSTGGKAPRKQLATKAARKSAPATGGVKKPHRYRPGTVALREIRRYQKSTELLIRKLPFQRLVREIAQDFKTDLRFQSSAVMALQEASEAYLVGLFEDTNLCAIHAKRVTIMPKDIQLARRIRGERA; the protein is encoded by the coding sequence ATGGCGAGAACTAAGCAGACTGCCCGCAAGTCTACCGGCGGCAAAGCACCTAGGAAGCAGCTGGCTACCAAGGCCGCCCGCAAGAGCGCCCCGGCCACCGGCGGTGTCAAGAAACCTCACCGTTACAGGCCCGGAACCGTGGCTCTCCGTGAGATTCGCCGTTACCAGAAGTCCACCGAACTGCTCATCCGCAAGCTCCCGTTTCAGCGCCTGGTGAGAGAGATTGCCCAGGACTTCAAGACCGACCTGCGTTTCCAGAGCTCCGCCGTCATGGCCTTGCAAGAGGCCAGTGAAGCTTATCTGGTTGGTCTTTTCGAGGACACCAACTTGTGTGCCATCCACGCTAAGAGGGTCACCATCATGCCTAAAGACATCCAACTTGCCCGTCGTATTCGTGGAGAAAGAGCTTAA
- the LOC144090683 gene encoding uncharacterized protein LOC144090683 isoform X2, with protein MEDEEVSHIKEDELETLRIKQEEEPLYNHVKEEEWPEKETVYPLIKDELPSTVVFSNTADEPWDANGPIPSDSLIAPLSDDDDASHKPWECSQCGKTFVYKWDLKRHMRIHTGEKPFACTVCGKTFAQKGSLNSHARQHTGEKPFVCLVCGKRFSQQSHLKRHTMTHTGEKPFVCSVCGKRFPEMVNLRIHLRRHSGEKPFACSICGQSFTHKRSLSIHRRIHTGEKPFICSICGQRFTLKGSLRIHARIHMVEKPFACSLCAQRFVHKGSLTRHETTHAGDKWFPCLVCGERFNKQVLLRKHTRTHPGKILFACSVCGEKFPCKESLMHHTNTHESENPFDCSICDQRFPDEGSLRKHTRRHRGEKPFPCSTCGQRFTFKGSLKSHLRTHGDEKVFVRC; from the coding sequence ATGGAGGATGAAGAGGTCTCCCACATTAAAGAAGACGAACTGGAGACCCTCCGTATTAAACAAGAAGAGGAGCCACTGTATAACCACGTTAAAGAGGAAGAATGGCCGGAAAAGGAGACAGTGTACCCCCTTATTAAAGACGAGTTGCCATCGACCGTCGTCTTTTCGAACACCGCAGATGAACCATGGGATGCCAACGGGCCGATCCCTTCGGACAGCCTCATAGCTCCACTATCCGACGATGACGACGCTTCACACAAACCCTGGGAATGCTCTCAATGTGGGAAAACGTTTGTATATAAGTGGGATTTGAAAAGGCACATGAGAATACACACAGGTGAGAAACCTTTTGCCTGTACGGTTTGTGGGAAAACATTCGCTCAAAAAGGATCCTTAAATAGTCACGCCAGACAGCACACTGGAGAGAAGCCTTTTGTTTGTTTAGTATGTGGCAAAAGATTCTCCCAACAAAGTCATTTGAAAAGACACACTATGACACACACCGGCGAGAAACCTTTCGTTTGCTCCGTGTGTGGTAAAAGATTCCCTGAAATGGTAAACCTGAGGATACATTTAAGAAGACATTCTGGTGAGAAACCTTTCgcatgctcaatttgtggccAAAGTTTCACACACAAAAGAAGCTTGAGTATCCACAGGAGGATTCATACGGGCGAGAAACCATttatttgctcaatttgtggtcaaagattcactcTCAAGGGAAGCTTAAGAATCCACGCAAGAATACACATGGTCGAAAAGCCCTTTGCCTGCTCACTTTGTGCTCAAAGATTCGTACATAAGGGTAGCTTAACGAGACACGAGACGACACATGCTGGAGATAAATGGTTTCCATGTTTAGTTTGCGGAGAAAGATTCAACAAACAGGTACTTTTGAGAAAACACACAAGGACCCACCCCGGTAAAATACTTTTtgcctgctcagtttgtggtgaGAAGTTCCCCTGTAAGGAAAGCCTAATGCATCACACAAATACGCACGAGAGTGAAAATCCTTTCGACTGCTCAATTTGTGATCAAAGATTCCCCGATGAAGGAAGTTTGCGAAAGCACACGAGGCGACACCGTGGCGAAAAACCGTTTCCCTGTTCAACTTGTGGTCAAAGGTTCACGTTTAAGGGAAGTTTAAAATCTCACTTGAGGACGCACGGAGATGAGAAAGTGTTTGTGCGCTGCTGA
- the sdad1 gene encoding protein SDA1 homolog encodes MSGRQSNKLPNNLPQLQNLIKRDPPSYVEEFLQQYRHYQSNVQIFKLQPDKSNKELAELVMFLAQVGHCYQQYLSTFPQELTELLLSHHTLVEPDLRMTFCKALILLRNKDLIEPTGLLELFFELLRCHDKLLRKTLYTHIVADIKNINCKHKNNKVNSSLQNFMYTMLRDRNPIAAKISLDVMVDLYKRNIWNDTKTVNVITTACFSNVTKIMVSGLKFFLGTDEDDKNGSDSESEGEGPTERDLMVRFSTGKKTSKNKKKLEKAMKVLKKHKKKKKVEVFNFSAIHLIHDPQDFAEKLLKQLEHSKERFEVKIMTMELISRLVGIHELFLFNFYPFIQRFLQPHQREVTKILLCAAQSSHQLVPPEIIESVIRTIANNFVSDRNSGEAMTVGINAIKEVVARCPLGITEALLQDLAQYKTHKDKNVMMSSRSLIQLFRNLNPQMLHKKDRGRPTEASLEARMKNYGELEAKDHIPGAEVLEVEAEVDDDDGWESASASDEDEDGEWVDVQHSSDEDATEVAEKLKSLPAEEREARAAEVSGSRLLTQEDFKKIKLAQMAKEVNAAPGKKRKAEDCEEEGSSSRGELLNIRDIERLHKKPKADKETRLATAMAGRSDRKDFVRKRKKLNPHASTSNKEKRRSKNFMMMRHSQNVRTKGKRSFREKQIALRDALLRKKKQHK; translated from the exons ATGTCGGGAAGACAAAGCAACAAGCTTCCAAACAATTTACCACAGTTACAGAATCTGATCAAGAGGGATCCGCCGTCCTACGTTGAGGAA TTTCTACAGCAGTACAGACACTACCAGTCTAATGTGCAGATCTTTAAACTACAGCCAGACAAATCCAACAAGGAGCTTGCAGAACTTGTCATGTTCCTTGCTCAG GTGGGCCACTGTTATCAGCAGTACTTGTCTACTTTCCCTCAAGAGTTAACAGAGCTCTTACTGAGTCACCACACTTTGGTGGAACCAGATTTGAGAATG ACATTCTGCAAAGCTTTGATTCTCCTGCGAAACAAGGACTTAATTGAACCCACTGGCCTGTTGGAGCTCTTCTTTGAGCTGCTACGATGTCACGACAAGCTTCTGCGCAAG actttatacacacacattgtgGCTGATATCAAAAACATCAActgcaaacacaaaaataacaaagtGAATTCG TCGTTGCAGAACTTCATGTACACCATGCTGAGAGATCGCAACCCCATCGCGGCCAAGATATCTTTAGATGTGATGGTGGACCTGTACAAGAGAAACATTTG GAATGACACCAAAACGGTCAATGTCATCACTACGGCATGCTTTTCCAATGTAACAAAg ATCATGGTTTCCGGACTAAAGTTTTTCTTGGGGACAGATGAAGACGATAAAAACGGCAGTGACTCCGAATCAGAG ggAGAGGGACCAACAGAACGTGACCTGATGGTAAGATTCAGCACCGGGAAGAAAACCTCCAAAAACAAGAAGAAGCtggaaaaagcaatgaaagtcCTCAAG aaacacaagaagaagaagaaagttgAGGTGTTTAACTTTTCAGCCATTCACCTCATTCACGATCCCCAAG ACTTTGCGGAGAAACTTTTGAAACAACTGGAACACTCCAAAGAGCGCTTCGAGGTCAAAATCATGACGATGGAGCTCATTTCCAGGCTGGTTGGGATCCACGAG CTCTTCCTGTTCAATTTTTATCCGTTCATCCAAAGATTCCTTCAGCCACATCAAAGAG AGGTTACAAAGATCCTCCTATGCGCCGCGCAGTCTTCCCACCAGCTCGTTCCCCCTGAG ATCATCGAGTCGGTGATCCGCACCATCGCCAACAACTTTGTGTCAGACCGAAACTCTGGGGAGGCCATGACAGTGGG GATCAATGCCATCAAAGAGGTGGTGGCCCGTTGTCCTCTTGGCATAACCGAGGCCCTATTGCAAGACCTGGCCCAGTACAAAACCCACAAAGACAAGA ATGTCATGATGTCTTCCAGAAGCCTCATCCAACTCTTTAGGAATCTCAACCCACAAATGCTGCACAAGAAGGACAGG GGAAGGCCCACGGAGGCTTCGTTGGAGGCCAGAATGAAAAACTACGGTGAACTGGAAGCAAAGGACCACATCCCCGGAGCGGAGGTCTTGGAAGTTGAGGCGGAAGTCGACGACGATG ATGGCTGGGAGAGCGCCAGCGCGAGCGACGAAGACGAGGACGGGGAGTGGGTGGATGTCCAACACTCGTCTGACGAAGACGCAACAGAAGTG GCAGAAAAGTTGAAGAGTTTACCGGCGGAAGAGCGGGAAGCTAGGGCGGCGGAGGTCAGCGGCAGCCGGCTCCTCACGCAGGAGGATTTCAAGAAGATCAAGCTGGCCCAGATGGCCAAGGAGGTCAACGCCGCGCCGGGGAAGAAGAGGAAAGCGGAAGATTGTGAGGAGgaaggcagcagcagcag agGGGAGCTCTTGAACATAAGGGACATTGAGAGGCTCCATAAGAAACCGAAAGCTGACAAGGAAACCCGCCTAGCAACAGCAATG GCGGGCCGATCGGACCGTAAAGACTTTGTGAGGAAAAGGAAAAAGTTGAATCCTCATGCTAGCACCAGCAACAAGGAAAAGCGACGCTCCAAGAACTTCATGATGATGAGACACAGCCAGAACGTCCGGACCAAAGGAAAACGTTCCTTCAGGGAGAAACAG ATTGCGCTCCGGGATGCCCTCCTAAGAAAGAAGAAACAACATAAGTAA
- the LOC144090693 gene encoding histone H4, which translates to MSGRGKGGKGLGKGGAKRHRKVLRDNIQGITKPAIRRLARRGGVKRISGLIYEETRGVLKVFLENVIRDAVTYTEHAKRKTVTAMDVVYALKRQGRTLYGFGG; encoded by the coding sequence ATGTCTGGCAGAGGCAAAGGCGGTAAAGGTCTGGGGAAAGGAGGCGCCAAGCGTCATCGCAAAGTTCTCCGTGATAACATCCAGGGAATTACCAAGCCCGCTATTCGCCGTCTGGCACGTCGTGGTGGTGTCAAGCGAATCTCCGGTCTGATCTACGAAGAGACTCGCGGCGTCCTCAAGGTTTTTCTGGAGAACGTGATTCGTGACGCTGTCACCTACACCGAGCACGCCAAGAGAAAGACCGTCACCGCCATGGATGTGGTCTATGCTCTTAAGCGACAGGGCCGTACTCTCTACGGCTTCGGCGGTTAA
- the LOC144090690 gene encoding histone H2A-like encodes MSGRGKTGGKARAKAKTRSSRAGLQFPVGRVHRLLRKGNYAQRVGAGAPVYLAAVLEYLTAEILELAGNAARDNKKTRIIPRHLQLAVRNDEELNKLLGGVTIAQGGVLPNIQAVLLPKKTEKATKAK; translated from the coding sequence ATGAGTGGAAGAGGTAAAACCGGAGGCAAGGCCAGAGCAAAGGCTAAGACTCGTTCATCCCGTGCCGGACTCCAGTTCCCGGTCGGTCGAGTCCATAGACTTCTCCGTAAAGGCAACTACGCTCAACGTGTTGGTGCCGGCGCCCCCGTCTACTTGGCAGCCGTGCTCGAGTACCTGACCGCTGAGATCCTCGAGTTGGCCGGCAATGCTGCTCGCGACAACAAGAAGACCAGGATCATCCCCCGCCACTTGCAGTTGGCCGTCCGCAACGACGAGGAGCTCAACAAACTCCTGGGCGGAGTGACCATCGCTCAGGGTGGTGTTTTGCCCAACATTCAGGCCGTGCTTCTGCCCAAGAAGACCGAGAAGGCAACCAAGGCCAAGTAA
- the klhl8 gene encoding kelch-like protein 8 has protein sequence MPVRLRKKAGISTLSAISCVVTCKEAMAPGDVVSEHGKQPKPKEKRPAAAAIAPVKPSNVDCESDGSFVFEAHEAWKDFHNSLRHFYEVGELCDVTLKVGSKLIPCHKLVLACVIPYFRAMFLSEMTEAKQKLIEIKDFDGDAIQDLVHFAYSSKLTLTVDNVQPLLYAACILQVELVARACCEYMKAHFHPSNCLAVRTFAESHNRVDLMDMADRYACEHFGEVVECEDFTCVSPQHLRTLMASGELNINSETQVYKAAVKWLKANPQHHQAWLERIFSQVRLPLLPVDFLTGTVAKEEMVKGNLSCRDLMDEARNYHLHLSNKAVPDFEYSPRTVPRKHTAGVLFCVGGRGGSGDPFRSIECYSINKNSWFLGPEMNSRRRHVGVISVGGKVYAVGGHDGNEHLGNMEVFDPLTNKWMMKASMNTKRRGIALAALGGPIYAIGGLDDNLCFNDVERYDIESDCWSAVASMNTPRGGVGSVALGSFVYAVGGNDGMASLSSVERFDPHLNKWIEVSEMGQRRAGNGVSKLNGCLYVVGGFDDNSPLSSVERFDPRMNRWEYVSELTTPRGGVGVATVMSRVFAVGGHNGNIYLNTVEAFEPRMNRWELVGSVSHCRAGAGVAVCSSHVSQIRDVGQGSSNVVNCM, from the exons ATGCCAGTtcgtttaaggaaaaaagccggTATTTCAACCCTTTCTGCGATATCAT GTGTCGTGACCTGTAAAGAAGCCATGGCTCCTGGGGATGTGGTGTCGGAGCATGGCAAGCAGCCCAAACCCAAGGAGAAGCGCCCCGCCGCTGCCGCCATCGCCCCCGTCAAGCCGTCCAACGTTGACTGCGAGTCAGACGGCTCTTTTGTGTTTGAGGCCCACGAGGCTTGGAAAGACTTCCACAACTCCTTGAGGCATTTCTACGAAGTGGGAGAGCTGTGCGACGTCACGCTCAAG GTGGGCAGCAAGCTGATACCATGTCATAAGCTAGTGTTGGCCTGCGTCATCCCCTACTTTAG GGCCATGTTTCTGTCCGAAATGACGGAGGCCAAACAGAAGCTGATCGAGATCAAGGACTTTGATGGAGATGCAATTCAGGATCTGGTCCACTTTGCCTACTCCTCAAAGCTCACGCTGACTGTAGACAATGTCCAGCCTCTTCTTTATGCCGCCTGTATCTTGCAG GTGGAGTTGGTGGCCCGGGCCTGCTGCGAGTACATGAAGGCCCACTTCCACCCGAGCAACTGCCTGGCGGTGCGCACCTTTGCCGAGAGCCACAATCGCGTGGACCTGATGGACATGGCCGACCGCTACGCCTGCGAGCACTTCGGCGAGGTGGTGGAGTGCGAGGACTTTACCTGCGTGTCGCCGCAACACCTCCGCACGCTGATGGCCTCCGGCGAGCTCAACATCAACTCGGAGACGCAGGTGTACAAAGCGGCCGTCAAGTGGCTCAAAGCCAACCCGCAACATCACCAGGCCTGGCTGGAACGCATCTTTTCTCAG GTGCGTCTGCCGCTGCTCCCCGTTGACTTTCTGACCGGCACAGTGGCCAAGGAGGAGATGGTTAAAGGCAACCTGAGCTGCAGGGACTTGATGGACGAGGCTCGGAACTACCACTTGCACCTCAGCAACAAAGCCGTGCCCGATTTCGAGTACTCGCCCCGCACCGTGCCCCGAAAACACACCGCAg GGGTTCTGTTTTGCGTGGGCGGCCGCGGCGGTTCCGGTGACCCCTTCCGCAGCATCGAGTGCTACTCCATTAATAAGAACAGCTGGTTTCTGGGCCCTGAGATGAACAGCAGACGGCGACACGTCGGCGTCATTTCCGTAGGAG GAAAAGTTTACGCCGTCGGTGGACACGATGGTAACGAGCATCTGGGCAATATGGAGGTGTTTGATCCGTTGACCAATAAATGGATGATGAAAGCTTCCATGAACACCAAGAG GAGGGGAATCGCCCTGGCTGCGCTGGGCGGTCCCATCTACGCCATCGGCGGTCTGGATGACAACTTGTGCTTCAACGACGTGGAACGCTACGATATCGAGAGCGACTGCTGGAGCGCCGTGGCCTCCATGAACACCCCCAGAGGAGGCGTGGGCTCCGTAGCCTTGGGC AGCTTTGTGTACGCGGTGGGCGGCAACGACGGCATGGCGTCGCTATCCAGCGTGGAGCGATTCGACCCCCATCTCAACAAGTGGATCGAGGTCAGCGAGATGGGCCAGCGGCGGGCCGGGAACGGGGTCAGCAAGCTCAACGGCTGCCTCTACGTCGTCG GGGGATTCGACGACAATTCGCCGCTGAGCTCCGTGGAGCGCTTCGATCCGAGAATGAACCGCTGGGAATACGTGTCGGAGCTGACCACCCCGCGCGGCGGCGTGGGCGTCGCCACGGTGATGAGCCGCGTATTCGCGGTGGGCGGGCACAATGGAAACATCTACCTGAACACGGTGGAGGCCTTCGAGCCGCGCATGAACAG GTGGGAACTGGTGGGCTCCGTATCGCACTGCCGAGCCGGAGCGGGCGTGGCCGTGTGCTCGTCGCACGTGAGTCAGATCAGGGACGTCGGGCAGGGATCCAGCAACGTCGTCAACTGTATGTAA
- the LOC144090692 gene encoding histone H2B 1/2, whose protein sequence is MPEPAKTAPKKGSKKAVAKSVSKTGKKKRRTRKESYAIYVYKVLKQVHPDTGISSKAMSIMNSFVNDIFERIASEASRLAHYNKRSTITSREIQTAVRLLLPGELAKHAVSEGTKAVTKYTSSK, encoded by the coding sequence ATGCCTGAGCCAGCAAAGACCGCCCCCAAGAAGGGCTCCAAGAAAGCCGTCGCCAAGAGCGTCAGCAAGACCGGCAAGAAGAAGAGAAGGACCAGGAAGGAAAGCTATGCTATCTACGTGTACAAGGTACTGAAGCAGGTCCACCCTGATACTGGTATTTCGTCCAAGGCCATGAGTATCATGAATTCCTTCGTCAACGACATCTTCGAGCGAATTGCTTCTGAGGCCTCCCGATTGGCCCACTACAACAAGCGCTCCACCATCACCTCCCGGGAGATCCAGACTGCTGTACGTCTGCTTCTCCCCGGCGAGTTGGCCAAGCATGCCGTATCTGAGGGTACCAAGGCTGTGACCAAGTACACCAGCTCTAAGTAA